Within Salvia splendens isolate huo1 chromosome 21, SspV2, whole genome shotgun sequence, the genomic segment GTATTAATTTTTAGACAACAATAATCGAAAGCCCATTTTGTTGCCATTCTTTAGTATCTCGACCCGTCTAACAGATTCAACAAATTCCCtgcaattaaaattaaaaaaatttaagtatgttgtaagaaaattaattataacttAACTAGTAGAAGTATTATATACATACTCCCAGTCCAAATCTCCAACTAACATCCAATCTCCCTCTTTGTCCAAGTACAATACAGTGTACTCTTCCCCACTCTCAATTTTACTATCTGCAATTTGCACAAAAAAAAACCATCaaatcacacaaaaacacattGTTACCAACACATAAAATTCCGTCACAATCCCAAATTTGACATTTGAGTGACCAAAATTCGTTGCAATGTTATTGTGACGAATTTTGAGTGAAAAAGTGTCTTGGTAGGTGGAAAAGAAAAATTAGGGCATACATTTAGCAAACATATCCATCAATGTGTTTGTCAAATCATGATACGAATCGAAATCCCTAAGATCGACTTTTCGCCCTATGGCAACGCCCTCCATCTTCACCTTCACGTGCATTGACTTTCTCTCAACTTGCTTCGTCGTTGTCATGTGCGACCGACGGTGATGGGACGACGAGTCCGTTGGTGGCCACCCCTCGAATCTTCGGCGACCACTATCACTACTCatagaaagaagagaaaaaagaggtaaataacaaaattgaaatatttaaagAAATGCATCACTTTAGCTAGGTTACAAAATATTAGACTTACTCGTGGCGTTTCCTATATTTCGGAGGGCGGCCGACTCCGTCCTCCATCTCTGCAACGCCGCTCCATGAGAGCAACGATAAAGTCGTACCCCCAACTCCGGTGGCGCTATGATCTTCGAGAAACACCCGTTTCTGTCTATATTCCTTGTGGTTTTCGGTCTTGAATCCATTGTTATTCGCGTTGTGGTTGGGAAGAGCAAGTCCGAGTTCAAGTTCCATCAATGCCTTTCGATTGTACAACTAATTAATCCAATGGAATGTAATATAGATCTAAGTTTCACAATTTTGATTTGAATGTTATGCTCCCTATATATAGGATACATGCCACGCATTACTTTTAATTTCTAAGTAAACCCTAGATCGAAATAGAGCTAAAAATGGTGGGGTtggaaacataaaaaaaatgatggaGGGGCATAACAATAAAGTTTTTGGTAGGCCAAAAGAGGGGTGGTGATTCGACAATTTGAGAAATAATTATGTTCTAATATTTAAGAACATGTTTGGCTTTTTTCATATTTCCTATTCTAAATCTTATATCTTATGTTAAATAATtggtagtactatattttttcacTGAATGTTACTATtaatattttgtataatatataaatatatttaattatatatgttttTAATGTTTTCTATAATTATATACGTACTCCATTGTTTAAATaaactagtactagtactatttatctatatatatagcTTAGCAATTCAACTCGGGATTAATTAAAGCATAAGCAATCATTAGAataaatcaattacataataaaatttcaaaattaggaATTAAAGTGATCACGTGGTGGCAGAACGACATAGTAGTCCCAGTTATCAGCCATTGCCCAAAAATACATGCACACATACATACAAAACATATCGATCCCACATATTCTAGGTTTAGTCTAATCCATACTCCAATCAATATATTGCACGTACATAAGGGCCAACGCGGAAAAAATTCTCAAAAAAAACCCTAGAGGAAAAAGTTGAATTTTCTAAATTGTAAATTCGAGATCTCGAAAAGACATTTTTCTTGCGAATTGAACTAGTGATGTGGTTATATTGTAGACACCACATGTATAAGAGGGTAGGGGCTTCAACCTCATTTATTTTCACCGTAAACTGCAACTTAGTTGGTAAAACATTTCTCCTTTATCTATTAGGTCGGTGGTTTGAGTCATCACATGCTAAATGAAAAACCATCATTGATTGTATTAAAAATacatctttattttctttatataaatttattgaaattgctAAAAGAAAGAGGGAACGAAGAACCTGACCGGAAAAGATGAATTAGAAAATAGGTTTAATGGGAG encodes:
- the LOC121783979 gene encoding auxin-responsive protein IAA28-like yields the protein MELELGLALPNHNANNNGFKTENHKEYRQKRVFLEDHSATGVGGTTLSLLSWSGVAEMEDGVGRPPKYRKRHDDSGRRRFEGWPPTDSSSHHRRSHMTTTKQVERKSMHVKVKMEGVAIGRKVDLRDFDSYHDLTNTLMDMFAKYSKIESGEEYTVLYLDKEGDWMLVGDLDWEEFVESVRRVEILKNGNKMGFRLLLSKN